One part of the Leucobacter triazinivorans genome encodes these proteins:
- a CDS encoding nucleotidyltransferase: MARLIQQFKDALSSIEPGDDKANAPEAHKVVRAALLSDSKLTDYGADPVLIGSYKRNVSIKRIKDVDVFVRLPEIPNDVTSQQVLDRFFRVLHDEFGSDDDGQRRTKRQDRSLQVSFPEFDLYVDAVPARPHSDGETWEIPQRGDKDQWVQTNPEQLTALSSEMNAAHDGYYVPIVKLIRQTRRSLLGKSKPGGFFFEIATYQAFASGAVTGTDHASYFASALDEVSRIVTDFVNYGIDLQDPTVAGNIIRIRASDDELTSARNQFAAAASTAKAALNEEDEGKAALAFRGLLGKNGDDEDVFPMPPGFNEDGTKKASAVSAGARLVPAGSRTFG; the protein is encoded by the coding sequence ATGGCACGTCTTATTCAGCAGTTCAAAGATGCGCTGAGCTCAATCGAGCCTGGCGACGACAAGGCCAACGCGCCTGAAGCGCACAAGGTCGTGCGGGCCGCGCTGCTGTCGGATTCGAAACTCACAGATTACGGTGCAGATCCTGTTCTGATTGGCTCGTACAAGCGCAACGTATCGATCAAGCGGATCAAGGATGTCGATGTGTTCGTCCGGCTTCCGGAGATTCCTAACGATGTGACGTCCCAGCAGGTCCTCGACCGGTTCTTCCGTGTGCTGCACGACGAGTTCGGTTCCGACGACGACGGGCAGCGGCGCACGAAGAGGCAGGATCGTAGTCTGCAGGTCAGTTTCCCGGAGTTTGACCTATATGTCGATGCGGTTCCTGCCCGCCCGCACTCTGACGGGGAGACATGGGAGATTCCGCAACGCGGTGACAAAGACCAGTGGGTGCAGACGAATCCCGAGCAGCTGACTGCGCTGTCGAGCGAGATGAACGCTGCCCACGACGGCTACTACGTTCCAATCGTGAAACTGATCCGACAGACGCGTCGGTCACTACTTGGTAAGTCGAAGCCTGGTGGATTCTTCTTCGAGATTGCGACGTACCAGGCATTCGCCTCGGGCGCAGTTACCGGCACCGATCACGCGTCGTACTTCGCGTCGGCACTCGATGAAGTAAGCCGAATCGTCACAGACTTCGTCAACTACGGCATCGATCTGCAGGACCCCACCGTCGCAGGAAACATCATCCGCATCCGCGCTTCCGACGATGAGCTTACTTCAGCACGCAACCAGTTCGCCGCAGCTGCCAGCACAGCGAAAGCCGCTCTTAATGAGGAAGATGAGGGGAAGGCCGCGCTGGCCTTCCGCGGCCTTCTCGGGAAGAACGGAGACGACGAAGACGTGTTTCCGATGCCGCCCGGGTTCAATGAGGACGGGACCAAGAAAGCGAGCGCTGTATCTGCAGGCGC